The following coding sequences lie in one Alloacidobacterium dinghuense genomic window:
- a CDS encoding xanthine dehydrogenase family protein molybdopterin-binding subunit — translation MNRRSFLQLTALTGGGLALNFYRLPFAAGEEAAKSDLTPQAFIHIAPDGVTTIMARASESGQGMRNMLPMLIAEELDVDWKDVRVKQADLNEKIYGTQFSGGSANTPEGWEPMRRVGAAGRQLLITAAAQTWGVPEAECTTQPGKVLHSGSKRCAGYGELAAKAASLPAPALSSVKLKDPKDYHIIGTSLPGIDTPAIVTGKPLYGIDVKLPGMLYASIEKAPVFAGKVKSANIDQIKVLPGVRHVLVIAGGITPAAYTPWEPGMEPGIAIVADTWWQAQTARAALKVDWDLGPAATQSSEGFRKRAKELLEAPPAKTVHKYGDVDATLKSSAKVVEATYEYPFIAHMTLEPQGSTAHWKDGKLEMWSTSTLPANGVELVAKTLGIQQSDITTHMVRSGGSFGRRLQNDYLVETAWIAKQIDAPVKLLWSREDDIGHDGLRPGGTHGFKAGLDAKGKLTVWRQHLVTFGDDKHLASGGGIGGDSYPASFPPVYALYTSAQPLMLRTGALRAPGDNAYCWVSQSFLDEVACAAGRDPLEFQLDLLSNKKVPWTSGEHDAVGDHEPTGQSVLIPERFKGVLELVAEKSGWAKRTKEAGCGMGIAAWFCHLGYFAEVAEVSVDKDNKVRVTRVWAAGDVGSQIINPRAAESMAQGGIMEGMGHLAQEITLVDGKIQQSNFDDHPLMRMRQVPKIEVYWRKTDYAPTGLGEPTLPPILPAVTNAIFAATGKRIRTLPLSKSGFSWA, via the coding sequence ATGAATCGGAGATCGTTTCTGCAGTTGACGGCCCTTACGGGTGGCGGCCTGGCCTTGAATTTCTATCGCTTACCCTTTGCTGCGGGCGAGGAAGCAGCCAAGTCCGACCTTACCCCACAAGCCTTTATTCACATCGCTCCGGATGGCGTAACCACCATCATGGCCCGCGCCTCAGAGTCCGGCCAGGGCATGCGCAACATGCTGCCCATGCTGATTGCCGAAGAGCTGGATGTCGATTGGAAAGACGTTCGCGTGAAGCAAGCCGATCTGAACGAGAAGATATATGGCACCCAGTTTTCCGGAGGTTCCGCGAACACACCTGAGGGCTGGGAGCCAATGCGCCGCGTGGGCGCAGCCGGGCGGCAGCTGCTGATCACAGCTGCAGCGCAGACCTGGGGGGTGCCGGAGGCCGAGTGCACCACGCAACCGGGCAAGGTGCTCCATTCCGGGTCAAAGCGCTGTGCTGGCTATGGCGAGCTCGCCGCCAAGGCTGCTTCGTTGCCCGCGCCCGCGCTCAGCAGTGTCAAGCTCAAAGATCCCAAGGATTACCACATTATCGGTACATCACTGCCCGGCATAGACACGCCTGCAATCGTCACCGGCAAGCCACTCTACGGCATCGATGTGAAACTTCCTGGAATGCTGTACGCATCCATTGAAAAGGCTCCCGTGTTTGCGGGGAAAGTGAAGAGCGCCAATATCGATCAGATTAAGGTGCTCCCGGGCGTGCGCCATGTCCTGGTCATCGCCGGAGGCATCACCCCTGCCGCTTACACACCTTGGGAACCCGGCATGGAACCGGGAATCGCCATCGTCGCCGACACCTGGTGGCAGGCGCAGACTGCGCGTGCGGCGCTGAAGGTTGACTGGGACCTTGGCCCGGCAGCCACGCAAAGCTCTGAGGGCTTCAGAAAGCGGGCAAAGGAACTTCTTGAAGCCCCGCCGGCAAAAACCGTGCACAAATATGGGGACGTGGACGCAACCCTCAAGTCGTCGGCGAAAGTTGTCGAGGCCACCTATGAATACCCGTTCATTGCCCACATGACACTCGAGCCTCAGGGCTCCACCGCGCACTGGAAGGACGGCAAACTGGAGATGTGGTCCACCAGCACACTGCCAGCCAACGGCGTTGAGTTGGTCGCCAAGACTCTCGGTATCCAGCAGAGTGACATCACCACGCACATGGTGCGCTCGGGAGGCAGCTTTGGACGCCGCCTGCAGAACGACTACCTCGTCGAGACGGCCTGGATCGCCAAGCAGATTGACGCCCCGGTTAAGTTGCTCTGGTCCCGCGAAGATGACATTGGCCATGACGGCCTGCGCCCAGGTGGGACACACGGCTTTAAGGCCGGCCTGGATGCGAAGGGCAAACTCACCGTATGGCGTCAACACTTGGTCACCTTTGGAGATGACAAGCATCTCGCATCCGGAGGCGGCATTGGCGGGGACTCCTATCCTGCTTCCTTTCCGCCCGTTTACGCCCTTTACACTTCCGCGCAGCCGCTCATGCTGCGCACCGGGGCTCTCCGCGCCCCCGGCGATAACGCTTATTGCTGGGTGTCGCAGTCGTTCCTCGACGAGGTGGCTTGCGCTGCCGGACGTGATCCGCTCGAGTTTCAACTTGATCTGCTCAGCAATAAGAAAGTGCCCTGGACCTCAGGCGAACACGACGCAGTGGGCGACCACGAGCCAACTGGACAGTCGGTTCTCATCCCCGAACGGTTCAAGGGCGTGCTTGAGTTGGTCGCGGAAAAGTCAGGTTGGGCCAAGCGCACTAAGGAAGCCGGCTGCGGCATGGGCATTGCCGCTTGGTTCTGTCATTTAGGCTACTTCGCTGAGGTTGCCGAAGTGTCCGTGGATAAGGACAACAAGGTGAGGGTCACCCGCGTTTGGGCAGCGGGCGATGTCGGCAGCCAAATCATCAATCCAAGGGCGGCCGAGAGCATGGCGCAGGGCGGCATTATGGAAGGCATGGGCCATCTGGCGCAAGAAATTACGTTGGTGGATGGGAAGATTCAGCAGTCGAACTTCGACGACCACCCGCTGATGCGCATGAGGCAAGTGCCGAAGATCGAAGTTTACTGGCGCAAGACAGACTACGCGCCGACGGGCCTGGGCGAGCCCACGCTGCCGCCGATTTTGCCGGCGGTGACCAATGCTATCTTTGCAGCGACCGGTAAGCGCATTAGGACGCTGCCGCTGAGTAAGAGCGGATTCAGCTGGGCGTAA
- a CDS encoding (2Fe-2S)-binding protein, producing MPIKLKVNGVESTVDVPEDTPLLWVLRDVLNYKGPKYGCGIGQCGACTVHLAGDATRSCITSVGSVGDATITTIEGLSPDGQHPVQLAWMALDVPQCGYCQAGQIMSAVALLAKTPQPTDPEIDAAMSGNLCRCGTYTRIREAIHHAANAGGTSSAGTTAHGE from the coding sequence ATGCCTATAAAACTGAAGGTAAATGGCGTCGAGTCGACGGTGGATGTACCTGAGGACACGCCTCTACTATGGGTGCTGCGCGACGTATTGAACTACAAAGGGCCGAAGTACGGATGCGGCATAGGACAGTGCGGCGCCTGCACGGTACATCTCGCCGGAGACGCAACCCGCTCGTGTATCACAAGCGTGGGATCGGTGGGCGACGCGACGATCACCACGATTGAAGGGCTCTCACCAGATGGGCAACACCCGGTGCAACTGGCTTGGATGGCGTTAGATGTGCCCCAGTGCGGCTATTGCCAGGCAGGGCAGATTATGTCCGCCGTGGCGCTGCTCGCGAAAACGCCCCAGCCTACGGACCCCGAGATTGACGCGGCGATGAGTGGGAACCTCTGCCGCTGCGGAACATATACGCGCATCCGTGAAGCAATCCACCATGCGGCTAATGCAGGCGGAACGTCGAGTGCGGGCACAACTGCCCACGGTGAGTAA
- a CDS encoding fibronectin type III domain-containing protein: MLLILAAGLTLSWVAAAQTSPYTPKDILPPAKRAATVKITEGPALELFRNNEAIIRWTSTNPGGSDEHFGLVHYGTDPEHLTETAKSHIRLNQEHPYTVFRVRVEGLKPGTKYYYTVDSMQANGESDGVKSSVKHFMTP; the protein is encoded by the coding sequence GTGCTTCTCATTCTGGCGGCTGGCCTGACCTTATCGTGGGTAGCTGCCGCCCAGACGTCGCCTTACACACCCAAAGACATTCTGCCACCTGCAAAGAGAGCGGCAACGGTGAAGATTACGGAGGGACCAGCCCTCGAATTGTTCAGAAACAACGAGGCCATTATCCGATGGACCAGCACCAATCCTGGCGGCTCGGACGAGCACTTCGGTCTCGTGCATTACGGTACCGATCCTGAGCACCTGACCGAGACGGCGAAGTCTCACATCCGGCTGAATCAAGAACATCCCTATACAGTGTTCCGCGTTCGAGTGGAAGGCTTGAAACCTGGAACAAAGTATTACTACACGGTTGACTCGATGCAAGCCAACGGCGAGAGCGATGGGGTGAAGAGCTCGGTGAAGCATTTCATGACCCCCTAG
- a CDS encoding LysR family substrate-binding domain-containing protein, with protein MSAAREILLKLQQASAAALHAESGEAGTIRLGFIPTASFHILPRLVDTIRSTLPFVNVELNEGPEALQVPGIQSGAFDISIGHLGHSYDQIESMLLVREPIVVAIPKGHKAARKRVVALKDFEGELFMIPSKDLFPSLHQLIAMAFLQNHVPLNRYQMVEHFHTAVALTMSGAGFAFLPSSARNFVPQGVVLRPPSFSIQPLETFALWSRGNVDPLVQRVLSLLKELSRDLRVSWSV; from the coding sequence TTGTCCGCAGCGCGAGAAATCTTATTGAAGCTTCAGCAGGCATCGGCAGCCGCACTCCATGCGGAGAGCGGCGAGGCAGGAACGATCCGACTCGGTTTCATCCCGACTGCGAGCTTCCATATCCTTCCCCGGCTTGTTGACACGATCAGAAGCACTCTTCCTTTCGTGAATGTGGAGCTCAACGAAGGTCCTGAGGCTCTGCAGGTCCCAGGAATTCAGTCGGGAGCCTTTGACATCAGTATTGGACATTTAGGCCATAGCTACGACCAAATCGAGAGCATGTTGCTGGTTCGTGAGCCCATTGTTGTGGCCATTCCGAAAGGGCATAAAGCTGCCCGCAAGAGGGTTGTAGCATTGAAGGATTTTGAGGGCGAACTCTTTATGATTCCCTCGAAGGATCTATTCCCGAGTCTGCATCAACTGATTGCCATGGCCTTCCTACAAAACCACGTGCCGTTAAACAGATATCAAATGGTGGAGCATTTCCATACTGCGGTGGCTCTCACCATGAGCGGTGCCGGATTCGCGTTCCTTCCATCTTCGGCAAGAAACTTTGTTCCCCAAGGTGTCGTTTTACGTCCTCCGAGTTTTTCGATCCAACCGCTGGAGACCTTTGCTCTATGGTCACGTGGGAATGTTGACCCACTTGTTCAACGAGTACTTAGTCTGCTCAAGGAACTCAGTAGAGATTTGAGGGTATCTTGGTCGGTTTAG
- the mbfA gene encoding iron exporter MbfA, with translation MKNFNELSEREILALAISLEEEDERVYADFFEGLRENYAGSAAVFDSMRHEESEHRRRLIELYRQKFGEHIPLIRRQDVKGFVQRTPVWLVRPLGLDTVRKQASAIEVETRRFYERAAARAQDASIRQLLDDLAQEERTHEDRAQELTEEKLRPDVKEDEDKARRRLFVLQIVQPGLAGLMDGSVSTLAPVFAAALATKNSWDAFLVGLAASLGAGISMGFAEALSDDGSLTGRGHPWVRGLICGAMTTLGGIGHTLPFLVPEFRIALGIAMAVVLVELGVITWVRHRFMDTPVFSAALQVGLGGALVFITGILIGRS, from the coding sequence ATGAAGAATTTCAATGAGTTGTCGGAACGCGAGATTCTCGCGCTGGCCATTTCTTTGGAAGAAGAGGACGAGCGCGTGTATGCAGACTTCTTCGAAGGGCTGCGCGAGAATTATGCCGGCTCTGCTGCTGTCTTCGACAGCATGCGACATGAGGAGTCGGAGCACCGCCGTCGTCTGATCGAACTCTATCGGCAGAAGTTTGGCGAGCATATACCGCTCATTCGCCGCCAGGACGTGAAAGGATTCGTCCAGCGCACGCCGGTGTGGCTGGTGCGTCCGTTGGGGTTGGACACGGTTCGCAAGCAGGCAAGCGCTATCGAAGTCGAAACGCGCAGGTTCTATGAACGGGCTGCGGCCCGAGCCCAGGATGCCAGCATCCGCCAGCTTCTCGATGATCTCGCGCAGGAGGAGCGCACGCATGAAGATCGCGCCCAGGAGCTAACGGAAGAAAAGCTGCGTCCAGACGTGAAAGAAGATGAGGACAAGGCACGCCGACGGCTGTTTGTGCTGCAAATCGTGCAGCCCGGCCTGGCTGGACTGATGGATGGCTCCGTTTCGACTTTGGCCCCGGTCTTTGCGGCGGCCTTGGCCACGAAGAACAGCTGGGATGCCTTCCTGGTCGGGCTGGCTGCATCGCTGGGAGCAGGCATCAGCATGGGCTTTGCGGAGGCGTTGTCCGATGACGGAAGTCTTACCGGACGCGGACACCCGTGGGTACGCGGGCTAATTTGCGGTGCCATGACAACGCTGGGGGGCATCGGTCACACCCTCCCGTTCCTTGTCCCGGAGTTTCGGATCGCCTTGGGGATTGCAATGGCCGTCGTGCTCGTCGAACTCGGGGTCATCACATGGGTGCGACACCGATTCATGGATACTCCGGTGTTTTCGGCAGCTCTGCAGGTGGGACTCGGCGGAGCGCTTGTGTTCATCACGGGCATCCTTATAGGAAGGTCGTAG
- a CDS encoding pyridoxal phosphate-dependent decarboxylase family protein, translating to MPDRLTTIAGAHPLQLAFDHALEYIARPQSRVAGTATLDDLRSALGVELTDTGIDAATVIEELIEACKDGLNRSSGSRFFGWVIGGTLPSALAADLLTSAWDQNAAIYAHSPAAAIVEEVAGAWLKDILNIPSTASFAFTNGCQMAHFTALAAARHHVLARFSIDIEEAGLAAAPAIRVFTSRKVHTSSVSATRMLGIGSANIHYLATNDAGQLLPEALETALQQAGEIPSIVILQAGDVNEGIYDDFATLIPIAQRHNTWVHIDGAFGLWAAASPSYAYLLNGSHLADSWAIDGHKWLNVPYDSAYAFIAHPEAHQAAMSKGASYIVASTDARDPINFNPEMSRRARGFATYAALRELGRNGIASLVDRCCRFATQLTSRIGALPHAEALNTPIINQGLVRFLNPSPTATVADHDIFTNQIITAICAEGTAFFTGTTFQGQRAMRISVCNWQTNDEDIDAVVSAVETVLATAANQVAVPHHS from the coding sequence ATGCCTGATCGCCTGACTACCATTGCCGGAGCTCATCCCCTCCAACTAGCGTTCGATCACGCCCTCGAATATATCGCCCGACCTCAATCCCGCGTCGCCGGAACCGCGACCCTCGATGACCTCCGCTCCGCCCTCGGCGTCGAGCTGACAGACACCGGCATAGATGCCGCCACAGTCATCGAAGAGCTCATCGAAGCTTGCAAAGACGGCCTCAATCGCTCCTCCGGCAGCCGCTTCTTCGGCTGGGTCATCGGTGGCACCCTTCCATCCGCACTCGCTGCCGATCTCCTCACCTCAGCGTGGGACCAGAACGCCGCCATCTACGCCCACTCCCCCGCCGCTGCCATCGTCGAAGAGGTCGCAGGAGCTTGGCTCAAAGACATCCTCAACATCCCCTCTACGGCCAGCTTCGCGTTCACCAACGGCTGCCAAATGGCCCACTTCACAGCACTCGCTGCGGCACGCCACCACGTCCTCGCTCGCTTCAGTATCGACATCGAAGAAGCAGGCCTGGCCGCCGCTCCTGCCATCCGCGTCTTCACCAGCCGCAAAGTCCACACCTCATCCGTAAGCGCTACCCGCATGCTCGGCATCGGTTCCGCCAACATCCACTACCTTGCTACCAACGACGCAGGCCAGCTACTGCCCGAAGCTCTCGAAACAGCTCTGCAACAGGCAGGTGAGATTCCGTCCATCGTTATCCTTCAAGCAGGGGATGTTAACGAAGGTATTTACGACGACTTCGCCACACTCATCCCCATCGCTCAGCGCCACAATACCTGGGTCCACATCGACGGAGCCTTCGGTCTCTGGGCCGCCGCTTCACCCAGCTACGCGTACCTGCTCAACGGCTCTCACCTCGCTGACTCCTGGGCCATCGACGGCCACAAGTGGCTCAATGTCCCCTACGACTCCGCATACGCCTTCATCGCGCATCCCGAAGCGCATCAGGCAGCCATGTCGAAAGGCGCCTCCTACATCGTTGCAAGCACCGACGCGCGCGACCCGATCAACTTCAATCCTGAAATGTCGCGCCGCGCCCGCGGCTTCGCCACCTACGCCGCACTCCGCGAGCTGGGCCGTAACGGCATCGCCTCTCTCGTCGATCGCTGCTGCCGCTTCGCTACCCAACTCACATCGCGTATCGGCGCATTGCCACATGCCGAGGCACTCAACACGCCCATTATTAACCAGGGCCTCGTCCGCTTCCTGAACCCTTCGCCCACTGCCACCGTGGCAGATCATGACATATTCACGAACCAGATCATCACGGCCATCTGCGCCGAAGGGACCGCATTCTTCACCGGCACCACATTCCAGGGCCAACGCGCCATGCGCATCAGCGTGTGCAACTGGCAAACCAACGACGAAGACATCGACGCTGTCGTCAGCGCCGTCGAGACTGTTCTCGCCACCGCTGCCAATCAGGTTGCCGTTCCGCATCATTCGTAA
- a CDS encoding DMT family transporter: MFAFLPLLALLAGVSAVTQATINARLRSGLASWSWAAFTSYAVGTVAMLVVIFVQRAPRPSFTIAAAVPWWGWTGGCLGVVYIVLSIVLLPRLGASTVVAFVVAGQMLGALASDQFGLMGLERLPATPLRLAGALLLVGGVVLMRL, translated from the coding sequence ATGTTCGCGTTCTTGCCTCTCCTGGCCCTGCTTGCTGGTGTCAGCGCAGTCACGCAGGCCACGATCAACGCGAGACTGCGATCCGGCCTAGCGTCCTGGTCCTGGGCGGCATTCACGAGCTATGCCGTTGGCACCGTGGCCATGTTGGTCGTCATTTTCGTGCAAAGGGCACCACGCCCTTCCTTTACGATCGCGGCCGCGGTCCCATGGTGGGGGTGGACCGGCGGGTGCTTAGGTGTGGTCTACATTGTGCTGTCGATCGTACTGCTCCCGCGGTTAGGCGCGAGCACGGTGGTGGCGTTCGTCGTCGCAGGACAGATGCTGGGAGCGTTGGCGTCCGATCAATTCGGACTTATGGGGCTAGAGCGACTCCCCGCTACACCATTACGTCTGGCAGGGGCGCTGCTGCTTGTCGGCGGCGTGGTACTTATGCGCCTTTAG
- a CDS encoding LysR family transcriptional regulator: MLNLNQLRVFHAVATLKSFTRAADAVHLTQPGISKHIKELEEYYGVRLFERRARSIALTQAGEILLAATQQITVCLEKAERQLKELGNAPSRLALAATFTVGLHILPSRLAVFRQQHPQIEATLDIFPAKMIEEKLLKDSFDVGLVGHKINNRSLVTVEFFSDELVVIVPPQHPWASRNRKVRPEELRKESFVATATDSGTRLVVEERLRRNGVKLTKVADFGNMEAVKRAVEAGLGVSVLSQSVIQRELSAGLLRMLPVAGREMYRKFFLVHRKERYLSPAAHVFIESLSLTQRQ, encoded by the coding sequence GTGCTCAACCTGAATCAATTGCGTGTGTTTCATGCGGTCGCAACGCTCAAGAGTTTTACGCGCGCAGCGGATGCTGTGCATCTCACGCAGCCAGGCATCAGCAAGCACATCAAGGAACTAGAAGAGTATTACGGGGTACGCCTGTTTGAGAGGCGGGCTCGGTCCATAGCCTTAACCCAAGCGGGAGAAATACTGCTGGCAGCTACGCAGCAGATCACTGTGTGCTTGGAGAAAGCCGAGAGACAGCTCAAAGAGCTTGGTAATGCTCCAAGCAGACTGGCTCTCGCGGCTACATTCACTGTTGGCCTCCACATTTTGCCAAGCCGCTTAGCAGTCTTCCGGCAGCAGCACCCCCAGATTGAGGCAACACTCGATATTTTCCCCGCCAAAATGATCGAAGAGAAGCTCTTGAAGGACTCATTCGATGTGGGTTTGGTAGGACACAAAATCAATAACAGAAGCCTGGTCACGGTCGAATTCTTTTCCGATGAATTGGTGGTGATAGTTCCCCCTCAGCATCCGTGGGCGTCACGAAACCGGAAAGTTCGACCGGAGGAGTTGAGAAAGGAGTCATTCGTCGCTACAGCGACGGATTCAGGAACTCGTCTGGTCGTGGAAGAGCGGCTCCGCCGAAATGGAGTCAAGCTGACCAAAGTGGCAGACTTTGGAAATATGGAAGCGGTGAAAAGAGCTGTCGAAGCCGGATTGGGAGTTTCCGTTCTTTCCCAAAGCGTAATTCAACGTGAGCTGTCGGCTGGGCTCCTTCGCATGCTGCCGGTAGCTGGCCGGGAAATGTACAGGAAGTTCTTTCTTGTCCATCGAAAGGAGCGGTATCTTTCTCCAGCCGCACACGTCTTCATTGAGTCTCTTTCTCTGACACAACGGCAATGA
- a CDS encoding TetR/AcrR family transcriptional regulator, producing the protein MTSTSPSRRVERKERLRGEILAAAGKMFADRGYEAVTLREIAKEIGYTHAVIYQHFPDKSYILAELSRETIGLMIQNFDAITAKHLAPKEHLFATSRGLIQFCIAHPQQFRNVFFGPENRNGVRAGQYINDIGAPLFGRFVQLFFEVAKDEGLPNRDDIVIAHTWWFTIFGLATLFVIQEVVPDLPDQALVVEQTIATLWAGVPAFLRNFTERERRGCQNRPGALTARE; encoded by the coding sequence GTGACATCCACATCACCAAGTCGCCGGGTAGAGCGCAAGGAGAGGTTGCGGGGCGAAATCCTTGCGGCTGCAGGAAAAATGTTCGCCGATCGCGGTTACGAAGCCGTGACGCTTCGCGAGATCGCAAAAGAGATCGGTTATACGCACGCCGTGATCTACCAGCATTTTCCGGACAAATCATACATTCTTGCCGAGTTGAGCCGCGAGACGATCGGGCTGATGATTCAGAACTTCGACGCGATTACCGCTAAACATCTTGCACCGAAAGAGCACCTTTTTGCGACTTCACGCGGCTTGATTCAATTCTGCATTGCCCATCCACAGCAGTTCCGCAATGTCTTCTTCGGGCCTGAGAACCGAAACGGCGTCCGCGCTGGACAATACATCAACGACATTGGCGCGCCTTTGTTCGGACGTTTCGTGCAGCTCTTCTTCGAAGTTGCCAAGGATGAAGGATTGCCAAATAGGGATGACATAGTGATAGCCCACACCTGGTGGTTTACGATCTTTGGCCTCGCCACGCTCTTTGTTATCCAAGAGGTTGTGCCTGACTTGCCTGATCAGGCTCTCGTGGTCGAGCAAACGATCGCAACGCTTTGGGCGGGAGTTCCGGCATTCCTTCGGAACTTTACTGAACGCGAACGGAGAGGATGTCAAAACCGTCCAGGAGCTCTTACGGCACGCGAATAG
- a CDS encoding cupin domain-containing protein — protein MESTGRDTGYTFSIYETTVVPGMGIPLHKHPFAEFFYVLEGKLSIGHWNSQGAAEWDVYEAGESVVVQPNAPHTFFNKSERPCRILSVSTYHHERMMKDVVHPDGKTDFLPAQLTQADFEKLTKSMEKNQTFLVANHA, from the coding sequence GTGGAGAGCACTGGGAGAGACACGGGCTATACCTTCTCCATTTATGAGACCACGGTCGTGCCGGGCATGGGTATTCCCCTTCATAAGCACCCCTTTGCAGAATTTTTCTATGTACTGGAAGGCAAGCTGTCAATTGGACACTGGAACAGTCAGGGCGCCGCTGAGTGGGACGTGTACGAAGCCGGCGAGAGCGTGGTGGTGCAGCCTAATGCGCCTCACACGTTCTTCAACAAGAGTGAGCGTCCGTGCCGCATTCTGAGTGTGTCAACTTATCACCACGAGCGAATGATGAAGGATGTGGTGCATCCGGATGGCAAGACAGACTTCCTGCCTGCTCAACTCACCCAGGCCGACTTTGAGAAGTTGACCAAGTCCATGGAAAAGAACCAGACATTCCTCGTCGCCAACCATGCTTAG
- a CDS encoding NmrA family NAD(P)-binding protein, with protein MYLVTGITGNVGSATARHLLKQGKQVRALVRDREKAAKWADQGVELVDGDWNDTTALAVALKGVEGAFVMLPAVWAPSPDYREAKSVIANYVEALTKVVPPRVVALSSMGANRTSGVGNVTALSLLEQGSRSLPSPVAFVRAGAFFENFLFGLQAAQGGTLPVFYNPTNRKSTMVASDDIGAEVATLLTGPAWSGHRVIELGSMVSADEVAAQLGEVLSLDVKAFAVPRAGWAEAFQQFGIPKGHTGPAEEMFESVNAGWMDLGITGTEHVAGTTSARDVFAAAQNVVKA; from the coding sequence ATGTATTTAGTCACGGGCATTACCGGAAATGTTGGCAGCGCCACCGCGCGGCATCTGCTGAAGCAAGGCAAACAGGTGCGAGCACTTGTGCGCGATCGCGAGAAAGCGGCGAAGTGGGCAGACCAAGGCGTGGAGTTGGTGGACGGAGACTGGAACGATACGACAGCCCTGGCGGTGGCGCTCAAAGGTGTTGAGGGCGCGTTTGTTATGTTGCCGGCTGTATGGGCACCCTCGCCTGATTACCGAGAAGCAAAGAGCGTGATTGCGAACTATGTCGAGGCGCTGACCAAGGTAGTGCCCCCGCGGGTGGTAGCGCTCTCGTCGATGGGCGCGAATAGAACAAGCGGGGTAGGGAATGTCACGGCCTTATCACTTTTAGAGCAAGGTTCTCGCAGCCTGCCATCTCCGGTCGCATTTGTGCGCGCAGGCGCCTTTTTCGAAAACTTTCTTTTCGGCTTACAGGCTGCCCAAGGCGGAACACTACCGGTCTTCTACAATCCTACAAACCGGAAATCGACAATGGTCGCGTCAGACGACATCGGCGCAGAGGTGGCAACGCTTCTGACCGGGCCGGCGTGGTCAGGGCATCGTGTCATCGAGCTGGGTTCGATGGTGAGCGCCGATGAAGTGGCCGCACAATTGGGTGAAGTCCTGTCACTCGACGTAAAAGCCTTTGCGGTCCCACGTGCAGGGTGGGCGGAAGCGTTCCAGCAGTTCGGCATCCCGAAGGGCCACACTGGGCCTGCGGAAGAAATGTTTGAGAGCGTAAACGCGGGATGGATGGACCTCGGAATCACGGGTACCGAGCACGTAGCGGGTACGACGTCCGCACGTGATGTGTTCGCGGCCGCACAGAACGTCGTCAAGGCGTAG
- a CDS encoding RES domain-containing protein — translation MDPAEVLSGAGAKKYGGRFAPLGTRAVYLSDAGASGEVLARKLRLGGQAQISLEKYPRIVFAVIVSLSRLVDLRRSPRLKVAASATILSRAR, via the coding sequence ATGGATCCAGCCGAAGTGTTGAGTGGTGCGGGAGCGAAAAAATATGGTGGCCGCTTCGCACCGTTGGGTACTCGGGCTGTCTACTTGTCGGATGCCGGTGCAAGCGGCGAGGTGCTGGCCCGCAAGCTCAGGCTTGGGGGCCAGGCGCAGATCTCCCTTGAGAAATATCCTCGGATCGTGTTCGCAGTTATTGTGTCCCTGAGCCGTTTAGTCGATCTCAGAAGAAGTCCGCGTTTAAAGGTCGCGGCATCTGCGACAATTTTGTCTCGCGCTCGATAA
- a CDS encoding response regulator, translated as MADSPVIRVMAVDDHPLMMAGISGEINAQPDMRVVAEASDGDEALILFRKHRPDITLMDIRMPRVNGIAAVAAIRQEFSQARIIVLTTAAGDMQALRAFKAGAVGYLLKNLLRTELVETIRLVHSGRKRIPREIAEVMAEHAGDDLITARELEVLYGVANGSSNKIIASNLNISEHTVKNHLKSILSKLDANDRTHAVTIAMKRGIMDL; from the coding sequence ATGGCGGATTCACCCGTCATTCGCGTTATGGCCGTGGACGATCACCCGTTGATGATGGCGGGGATTTCCGGAGAGATTAATGCCCAGCCGGATATGCGTGTCGTTGCAGAAGCCAGCGACGGCGATGAAGCCCTAATACTCTTTCGTAAGCACCGGCCTGACATTACATTGATGGATATACGCATGCCCAGGGTGAACGGCATCGCGGCCGTCGCGGCAATTCGACAGGAATTTTCTCAAGCGCGAATCATTGTCCTCACGACGGCGGCAGGCGATATGCAGGCTCTTCGAGCATTCAAGGCGGGAGCCGTCGGTTACCTCTTGAAGAATTTGCTTCGCACCGAACTCGTGGAAACGATTCGACTGGTTCACAGTGGCCGGAAGCGTATTCCCCGCGAAATTGCCGAGGTGATGGCCGAACACGCTGGCGACGACTTGATCACGGCACGAGAGCTCGAAGTTCTCTATGGAGTGGCAAATGGCAGCTCGAACAAGATCATCGCGTCGAATCTCAACATTTCGGAACACACTGTCAAGAACCACCTGAAGAGCATCCTATCCAAGCTCGATGCAAACGATCGCACTCATGCGGTCACGATTGCGATGAAGCGCGGCATCATGGATCTTTAG